The genomic segment TGAGTTGCGGCTGGCTGATTGGCAACTGGCAGATCTCCCAGTCTCAGCTTGAGCAGGAACGAAATCTGCTGCTTGTCGAGCGCCTGCGCCAGAACATCACGCAAGCGAAGGAACCCATGGCGGCGGCGGAGCAACCACGACAGGCGACACTCAGCGACCTGCCGCCACCAACGAGGGACCAGCCGTCTGCCCAACAGCCAGACGCCATCAGCCTGGCGCCACTGACGCTGCCGATCCGCCAGTCACCCCTGCCCAGCCAACAACCCGACTTCGCTCCATCGCTCACGACTCCCGACCCTGGGCGAATCGACAATGAACCTCAGCTCACCGGTGTCGTCCAGGGTCCCGGAGACAGCAGTTCGGCGATCTTTCAGGTTGGCCAGGGGTCCCTCTCAGCTGGCATCGGTGAACCCATCGGCAACAGCGGCTGGACGCTTGAAGCGATCACCGACACCGGCGCCGTGATCCGACGCAATGGCGAACGGCGCAACCTGTCCGTTGGAGGCGTGTTCTGATCGACGACTCCTCCCTTTTCACCTCACCGCCACAGCTCTGGCAAGCCCCGACGAAAGCGGTGCTCTCCGGAGAAGGTCCGCGGCAACTTCCAGGTCCCTGGCGACTGATGCTGCTGGGGGATGGCAGCCCGACACGCCACCTGCGCCTGCTCACCGGAGAGCCGGTCGCCGTGGACCTGATCGCGATGGAACCCGAACAGAACAGTCCTGCGGATGCCCCAAGCGAAGTCAACGAACTGCAGACCCCTCTGTTGCGTCGCCAGGTCTGGCTGACCTGCGGAGGCATCACCCTGGCCTGGGCGGAAAGCTGGTGGAACCAGGCCGAAGCCGACCTGCACCTGCAGGATCGCAACCTGCCGATCTGGCGCAGTCTCACGCAGGGGCGCTCGGAACTGTTTCGGGAGGTTGATGGTCTGGCCCTGGTTGATGCGGACTGGTTGCGGAAGGCCTTTGGTTTGCAGGGACCGTTCTGGAGTCGCCACTACCGGTTCTTCCGGGGTGGAAAAGCGCTCACAGTGATCCGGGAGGTGTTCAGCCCCCAGCTGGAAACCTGGCTGGGACCGACCCTCAGGCAGGAGCTTCAGAGAAGTTCATGAACTAATCAACGAGATTGTTGGGATTTGCTCTTGACAACTTGCCATCAGGTATGCAGTGAGGAAGATGTGAACACAGTGATTCACCGTGTCATGGCAGCCTCAGCCTCCTGGCTCAGCCTCACCGACCTCGGTCGGATCTATGGCATCTCGGCCATTCATTGCGGCCGCACGATGGAACATCTCGGCTGGCGAGACCGTCGTGGGCGCCCGACGCCAATCGCTCTCGACATGGGTGCCGCCATGTCATCAGGGCCGCACAGCCAGGGGCGCGCCACCCTCTGGAATCGAGACATCTGCGGCCGCGAGCTGCAGGCCCGCGGCTACTCACCCATGAGCCGCAGCCTTCAGGTGCAGCAGTGGACCCAGTTTCTCGAAGCGATGGAGGAAGGATCTCCTTCGATCAATGCCACCGTTGAGCAGATGGCTGAGGACATTCCCGGCGAGTTGGCAGATGATGTGAACCACCAACTCGCTGCTCGCGGCTGTCGCTTCCGCGTCCCTCACTGAGCCCGTTCGCTGCAGACCGCGCTTGCTCTGTTGACCGGGTTGCTCAGCTGAGGCGAAGGGCTTCCGCCTGCTGAGCTGCCTTCTGCAGCAAATCCCTCAGTTGCTCTTCATCGGTATTGCTGAGACTGGTCTTCACAAGCCGGGCGTTGGGGGCATGGCTGCGGAGACGCTCCACCACCTTGTCGGGCGTGCTGTCCCGAACCAGCAAAGCAAGGGCTGCGCTGCCTTTCGGCAATGTCTCACTGAGATCCTTCAGGAACTGATCGTTGATCCCGATGTCACTGAGCGCCCCTGATGCGGCGCCGGCTCCGGCTCCAACGGCAAGTCCGACAAGGGGATTCAGAAAAATCAAGCCGACGAGCATGCCCCAGAAACTGCCACTCACGGCGCCAGCCGCCGCCAGATTGATCGCCTGGCGTAGGTGAACATGACCGTCCTCGCCATGCTCCAGGACGACGGCATCCTCCAGGGAGATCAGATGCTCCTGTTGAATTCCGACCAGTTCCTGGCGAACGGTCTCCGCTTCCTCAACCTTGGGGAAACCGATCACGATCAAATTGCTCATCGAGTTGAAGTGGCGATCACACGAAAGTTAGGAACGGAGGTCCATCAGCGTCAGGTACGGCGACGACTCGAACGGGGCAATGACCGTCGTGACGTCTGATCTGTGCCGCGACTCCAGCGCTCGACGCGAAAGTTGTCATCGTCTGGCCAGCCTTCATCGCGGCTCGCGTCAGATGCTGCAGCCTCAGTTGTCGTGTCAGGAGGCGAACTGCGCCTGGAAATCGCATCCAATGGACGTCTGACAGGAGGGGCTTCAGCAGCAGGGCGGACCGCGGAGGCACCGTTCTCCTGCTCCTGCCATGGCTCACGCCAATCCTCATCGTCTTCCAGAAGCCATTCCACCTTTTCACCAACCCAGCGACCCACGGAATCAAGATCCAATGAGGCCCTGCGTTGTCCAGGACGCCGCCCCGACACTCCATCCACGAGCTGACGACCAGTCTCGAGCCATTGATCCA from the Synechococcus sp. KORDI-100 genome contains:
- a CDS encoding chorismate lyase, encoding MDDSSLFTSPPQLWQAPTKAVLSGEGPRQLPGPWRLMLLGDGSPTRHLRLLTGEPVAVDLIAMEPEQNSPADAPSEVNELQTPLLRRQVWLTCGGITLAWAESWWNQAEADLHLQDRNLPIWRSLTQGRSELFREVDGLALVDADWLRKAFGLQGPFWSRHYRFFRGGKALTVIREVFSPQLETWLGPTLRQELQRSS
- a CDS encoding DUF1269 domain-containing protein — protein: MSNLIVIGFPKVEEAETVRQELVGIQQEHLISLEDAVVLEHGEDGHVHLRQAINLAAAGAVSGSFWGMLVGLIFLNPLVGLAVGAGAGAASGALSDIGINDQFLKDLSETLPKGSAALALLVRDSTPDKVVERLRSHAPNARLVKTSLSNTDEEQLRDLLQKAAQQAEALRLS